Proteins from a genomic interval of Danio rerio strain Tuebingen ecotype United States chromosome 4, GRCz12tu, whole genome shotgun sequence:
- the gbp4 gene encoding guanylate-binding protein 4 isoform X3: MDKPVCLIDTGSDGKLCVQQAALQVLQQIQQPVVVVAVVGLYRTGKSFLMNRLAGKRTGFALSSNIKPKTEGIWMWCMPHPTKAGTTLVLLDTEGLEDVEKGDSKRDTYIFSLAVLLSSTLVYNSRGVIDNKAMEELQYVTELIEHIKVTPDEDADDCTAFAKFFPHFIWCLRDFTLELKLDGKDLTEDEYLEFALKLRPGTSKKVMMYNLPRECIRKFFPCRTCFTFPSPTTPEKRSILESLSPAELDPEFLEVTKRFCKFVFDRSEVKQLKGGHTVTGRVLGNLTKMYVDTISSGAVFCLENAVIAMAQIENEAATQEGLEVYQRGMEKLKSSFPLELEQVSSEHQRLSSMATQAFMARSFKDTDGKHLKALEVG; the protein is encoded by the exons ATGGACAAACCGGTGTGCCTGATCGACACAGGCTCAGATGGGAAGCTGTGTGTGCAGCAGGCGGCGCTGCAGGTCTTGCAGCAGATCCAGCAGCCGGTGGTGGTGGTGGCCGTGGTGGGTCTCTACCGCACAGGGAAGTCTTTCCTGATGAACCGGCTGGCTGGGAAACGAACAG GATTTGCACTAAGCAGCAATATTAAACCCAAGACAGAAGGTATATGGATGTGGTGTATGCCCCATCCCACTAAAGCAGGAACCACTCTGGTGCTGCTGGACACTGAGGGACTGGAAGATGTGGAAAAG GGCGACTCAAAGCGTGACACCTACATCTTCAGTCTGGCTGTGCTTCTGAGCAGCACTTTGGTTTACAACAGCCGTGGGGTGATCGACAACAAGGCTATGGAGGAGCTTCA ATATGTGACTGAACTAATAGAGCACATCAAGGTCACGCCAGATGAAGATGCTGATGATTGCACTGCCTTTGCAAAGTTCTTCCCTCATTTCATCTGGTGTTTGAGGGACTTCACTCTTGAGCTGAAGTTGGATGGCAAAGATCTAACAGAGGATGAATATCTGGAGTTTGCGCTGAAGCTGAGGCCTG GCACTTCGAAAAAAGTAATGATGTACAACCTTCCCAGGGAGTGCATCCGGAAATTCTTCCCCTGCAGGACGTGCTTCACCTTCCCATCACCAACCACCCCGGAGAAAAGGTCCATTCTGGAGAGTTTGAGTCCTGCCGAGCTCGACCCTGAGTTCCTGGAGGTCACCAAACGTTTCTGCAAGTTCGTCTTTGACAGGAGCGAAGTGAAGCAACTGAAAGGTGGACACACAGTCACAGGCAGAG TTCTGGGTAATCTAACGAAGATGTACGTGGACACCATCTCCAGTGGGGCTGTGTTTTGTCTGGAGAACGCAGTGATCGCCATGGCCCAGATTGAGAACGAGGCCGCAACGCAGGAGGGTCTGGAGGTGTACCAGAGAGGAATGGAGAAGCTGAAGAGCTCCTTCCCCCTGGAGCTGGAGCAAGTGTCCTCAGAGCACCAACGCCTCAGCAGCATGGCTACACAAGCATTCATGGCTCGATCATTCAAGGACACCGATGGGAAGCACCTGAAGGCTCTTGAGGTAGGCTAG
- the gbp4 gene encoding guanylate-binding protein 4 isoform X1, which yields MDKPVCLIDTGSDGKLCVQQAALQVLQQIQQPVVVVAVVGLYRTGKSFLMNRLAGKRTGFALSSNIKPKTEGIWMWCMPHPTKAGTTLVLLDTEGLEDVEKGDSKRDTYIFSLAVLLSSTLVYNSRGVIDNKAMEELQYVTELIEHIKVTPDEDADDCTAFAKFFPHFIWCLRDFTLELKLDGKDLTEDEYLEFALKLRPGTSKKVMMYNLPRECIRKFFPCRTCFTFPSPTTPEKRSILESLSPAELDPEFLEVTKRFCKFVFDRSEVKQLKGGHTVTGRVLGNLTKMYVDTISSGAVFCLENAVIAMAQIENEAATQEGLEVYQRGMEKLKSSFPLELEQVSSEHQRLSSMATQAFMARSFKDTDGKHLKALEGEMGKLFDAYRSQNKQVGLETHCDLLLYMRCKDPLILHVYFFPVNDARSKEKVEQNERSSLPISHPRPDRPFQVKTPHVLEVPGASVYPEEGISFRTDVEPNFFKVRKLQVDDVQMNLVRQKDKMSVWTTTIWKEEFVHLQQVRDERKLNSEIEKNDFFNAHRVAFIERVTNVKSIADKLHGQRIIHKELYSEITQTNVTRQQIMRKICDSVDSSGRIAKCKFIDILQEEERCLLEDLKQSES from the exons ATGGACAAACCGGTGTGCCTGATCGACACAGGCTCAGATGGGAAGCTGTGTGTGCAGCAGGCGGCGCTGCAGGTCTTGCAGCAGATCCAGCAGCCGGTGGTGGTGGTGGCCGTGGTGGGTCTCTACCGCACAGGGAAGTCTTTCCTGATGAACCGGCTGGCTGGGAAACGAACAG GATTTGCACTAAGCAGCAATATTAAACCCAAGACAGAAGGTATATGGATGTGGTGTATGCCCCATCCCACTAAAGCAGGAACCACTCTGGTGCTGCTGGACACTGAGGGACTGGAAGATGTGGAAAAG GGCGACTCAAAGCGTGACACCTACATCTTCAGTCTGGCTGTGCTTCTGAGCAGCACTTTGGTTTACAACAGCCGTGGGGTGATCGACAACAAGGCTATGGAGGAGCTTCA ATATGTGACTGAACTAATAGAGCACATCAAGGTCACGCCAGATGAAGATGCTGATGATTGCACTGCCTTTGCAAAGTTCTTCCCTCATTTCATCTGGTGTTTGAGGGACTTCACTCTTGAGCTGAAGTTGGATGGCAAAGATCTAACAGAGGATGAATATCTGGAGTTTGCGCTGAAGCTGAGGCCTG GCACTTCGAAAAAAGTAATGATGTACAACCTTCCCAGGGAGTGCATCCGGAAATTCTTCCCCTGCAGGACGTGCTTCACCTTCCCATCACCAACCACCCCGGAGAAAAGGTCCATTCTGGAGAGTTTGAGTCCTGCCGAGCTCGACCCTGAGTTCCTGGAGGTCACCAAACGTTTCTGCAAGTTCGTCTTTGACAGGAGCGAAGTGAAGCAACTGAAAGGTGGACACACAGTCACAGGCAGAG TTCTGGGTAATCTAACGAAGATGTACGTGGACACCATCTCCAGTGGGGCTGTGTTTTGTCTGGAGAACGCAGTGATCGCCATGGCCCAGATTGAGAACGAGGCCGCAACGCAGGAGGGTCTGGAGGTGTACCAGAGAGGAATGGAGAAGCTGAAGAGCTCCTTCCCCCTGGAGCTGGAGCAAGTGTCCTCAGAGCACCAACGCCTCAGCAGCATGGCTACACAAGCATTCATGGCTCGATCATTCAAGGACACCGATGGGAAGCACCTGAAGGCTCTTGAG ggGGAGATGGGTAAGCTCTTTGATGCATACCGGAGTCAGAATAAGCAAGTGGGACTGGAGACACACTGTGATCTTCTCCTCTACATGCGCTGTAAAGACCCTCTCATTCTTCACGTCTACTTCTTCCCAGTGAATGATGCTCGCTCGAAAGAAAAAGTAGAGCAGAATGAAAGATCAAGTCTTCCGATCAGCCATCCCAGACCTGACAGGCCGTTTCAGGTGAAAACTCCGCATGTCCTCGAGGTTCCTGGAGCATCTGTGTATCCTGAAGAGGGCATCTCATTCAGAACAGACGTCGAGCCAAACTTCTTCAAGGTCAGGAAGCTGCAGGTCGATGATGTACAAATGAATCTCGTCCGACAGAAAGACAAGATGTCTGTGTGGACGACCACTATTTGGAAAGAAGAGTTCGTCCACTTACAGCAAGTCCGAGATGAGCGGAAACTGAACTCAGAGATTGAAAAGAATGATTTCTTTAATGCACACAGAGTGGCTTTCATTGAAAGAGTTACGAATGTGAAGAGCATTGCAGATAAACTTCACGGCCAGAGAATAATTCATAAAGAACTGTATTCTGAAATCACCCAGACTAATGTAACCCGTCAGCAGATCATGAGGAAGATTTGTGACTCTGTGGATTCCAGTGGGAGGATAGCGAAATGTAAATTCATTGATATCCTTCAGGAAGAGGAGCGCTGCCTGCTTGAAGACCTGAAACAGTCTGAATCCTAG
- the hspa12a.2 gene encoding heat shock 70 kDa protein 12A: MANSVLYIAIDFGTSYSGYAISFKTKQPQESILIPNWGVDYGYNTFKTPTCILFDEHETFQKFGYDAMMTYTRSTVKSQARKSFLFEHFKMELYDKEIHRDLMITAKNGGQMKALTVFSESLRYLKDHALEKVKENPTGKTFIASDVTWVLTVPAIWNAAAKQFMREAAIEAGLVIESEPERLVFALEPEAASIYCKHLPSEGYISEEACRDTLEQKPGTQYMVVDCGGGTIDITVHEVVEDGKLKELNAASGNDMGGQTVDRKFISFLKEIFSEKIYNKFEQDFPAEALKLKYDIALAKSCDQLVLIQCPVTLQELAKKEKAIESYFEGVEGAEWDEGSIIIKEDKLQSFFDESLKTTAEKLEKITSNPELNIEYMLLVGGFAECKILKKFLKERFDKCKIVCPVEPQVVIIKGAIRYAKQPKVVKSRMSALTYGIRIDAPFDKVLHKDKSNYVNSEGQTYCDVCFETFVRKGESVNCDEVRQFFFNPSHTNQTSAIFQFFSTNEKQVQFIDEPGVEPVGFFEVGMPKTDGGLSREIKLEIKFGSTEMKATATDVDSGETTSVKHDFINS; the protein is encoded by the exons ATGGCAAACTCAGTGCTTTACATCGCTATAGACTTTGGCACATCCTACAGTGGATACGCCATCAGCTTTAAAACCAAGCAGCCTCAAGAATCAATCCTAATTCCTAACTGGGGTGTAGACTATGGCTACAACACCTTCAAAACCCCCACCTGCATCTTGTTTGATGAACATGAGACGTTTCAGAAGTTTGGCTATGATGCCATGATGACGTACACTCGGTCAACTGTAAAGAGTCAGGCGAGGAAAAGCTTTCTGTTCGAGCACTTTAAAATGGAGCTCTACGACAAG GAAATCCACCGGGATCTGATGATCACTGCAAAAAACGGAGGCCAAATGAAGGCGCTGACCGTTTTTTCGGAGAGTCTGCGATATCTGAAGGATCACGCTCTGGAGAAGGTCAAGGAAAACCCAACCGGCAAGACGTTCATTGCCTCAGACGTTACATGGGTCCTGACCGTTCCTGCCATCTGGAACGCAGCGGCCAAACAGTTCATGAGAGAAGCAGCTATTGAG GCAGGTCTAGTGATAGAGTCTGAGCCAGAGAGGCTCGTCTTTGCCTTGGAGCCTGAGGCTGCATCTATTTACTGCAAACATCTGCCAAGTGAAGGCTACATATCAGAGGAGGCCTGTCGAGACACACTGGAACAAAAACCTGGAACCCAGTATATGGTTGTGGATTGTGGAG GTGGCACTATTGATATAACGGTACACGAGGTGGTCGAGGACGGCAAACTGAAAGAACTGAACGCCGCTTCCGGAAATGACATGGGTGGACAGACCGTAGACAGGAAGTTCATCTCTTTTCTGAAAGAAATATTTTCAGAGAAAATTTACAACAAGTTTGAACAAGATTTCCCAGCAGAGGCGCTGAAATTAAAATATGACATTGCTCTAGCTAAATCTTGTGATCAACTTGTGCTGATCCAGTGCCCAGTGACCTTGCAGGAACTGGCCAAGAAAGAAAAGGCAATCGAGAGTTACTTTGAGGGTGTTGAGGGAGCGGAATGGGACGAGGGGTCGATCATAATCAAAGAGGATAAACTGCAGAGCTTTTTTGATGAAAGTCTCAAGACAACAGCAGAGAAACTAGAGAAGATCACGAGCAACCCTGAGCTGAACATTGAGTACATGCTGTTAGTCGGAGGCTTTGCTGAATGTAAAATTCTGAAGAAGTTTCTGAAGGAGCGCTTTGATAAATGCAAGATAGTCTGCCCTGTTGAACCCCAGGTAGTAATAATCAAAGGAGCGATCAGATACGCCAAACAGCCCAAAGTGGTCAAATCCCGTATGAGTGCTCTAACATACGGGATCAGAATAGATGCGCCCTTCGATAAGGTCTTACACAAAGACAAGAGTAACTATGTGAACAGTGAGGGACAGACGTACTGTGATGTCTGTTTCGAAACATTCGTTAGAAAGGGAGAGTCGGTCAACTGTGATGAAGTTCGACAGTTCTTTTTTAATCCATCACACACCAATCAAACATCTGCCATCTTTCAGTTCTTCAGCACAAATGAAAAACAGGTGCAGTTTATCGATGAGCCGGGGGTTGAGCCGGTTGGCTTTTTTGAAGTGGGAATGCCCAAAACTGATGGAGGCTTGAGTCGTGAAATTAAATTGGAAATAAAATTTGGCTCCACTGAAATGAAGGCAACTgccactgatgttgattctggagaGACTACATCAGTCAAGCATGACTTTATTAACAGTTAA
- the gbp4 gene encoding guanylate-binding protein 4 (The RefSeq protein has 18 substitutions compared to this genomic sequence) translates to MDKPVCLIDTGSDGKLCVQQAALQVLQQIQQPVVVVAVVGPYRTGKSFLMNRLAGKRTGFALSSNIKPKTEGIWMWCVPHPTKAGTTLVLLDTEGLGDVEKGDSKRDTYIFSLTVLLSSTLVYNSWGTIDNLAIEQLQYVTELIEHIKVTPDEDADDCAEFAKFFPHFIWCLRDFTLELKLDGKDLTEDEYLEFALKLRPGTSKKVMMYNLPRECIRKFFPCRTCFTFPSPTTPEKRSILESLSPAEFSPEFLEVTKRFCKFVFDRSEVKQLKGGHTVTGRVLGNLTKMYVDTISSGAVFCLENAVIAMAQIENEAATQEGLEVYQRGMEKLKSSFPLELEQVSSEHQRLSRMATQAFMARSFKDTDGKHLKALEGEIGKLFDAYRSQNKQVGLETHCDLLLYMRCKDPLILHVYFFPVNDARSKEKVEQNERSSLPISHPRPDRPFQVKTPHVLEVPGASVYPEEGISFRTDVEPNFFKVRKLQVDDVQMNLVRQKDKMSVWTTTIWKEEFVHLQQVRDERKLNSEIEKNDFFNAHRVAFIERVTNVKSIADKLHSQRIIHKELYSEITQTNVTRQQIMRKLCDSVDSSGRIAKCKFIDILQEEERCLLEDLKLSES, encoded by the exons ATGGACAAACCGGTGTGCCTGATCGACACAGGCTCAGATGGGAAGCTGTGTGTGCAGCAGGCGGCGCTGCAGGTCTTGCAGCAGATCCAGCAGCCGGTGGTGGTGGTGGCCGTGGTGGGTCTCTACCGCACAGGGAAGTCTTTCCTGATGAACCGGCTGGCTGGGAAACGAACAG GATTTGCACTAAGCAGCAATATTAAACCCAAGACAGAAGGTATATGGATGTGGTGTATGCCCCATCCCACTAAAGCAGGAACCACTCTGGTGCTGCTGGACACTGAGGGACTGGAAGATGTGGAAAAG GGCGACTCAAAGCGTGACACCTACATCTTCAGTCTGGCTGTGCTTCTGAGCAGCACTTTGGTTTACAACAGCCGTGGGGTGATCGACAACAAGGCTATGGAGGAGCTTCA ATATGTGACTGAACTAATAGAGCACATCAAGGTCACGCCAGATGAAGATGCTGATGATTGCACTGCCTTTGCAAAGTTCTTCCCTCATTTCATCTGGTGTTTGAGGGACTTCACTCTTGAGCTGAAGTTGGATGGCAAAGATCTAACAGAGGATGAATATCTGGAGTTTGCGCTGAAGCTGAGGCCTG GCACTTCGAAAAAAGTAATGATGTACAACCTTCCCAGGGAGTGCATCCGGAAATTCTTCCCCTGCAGGACGTGCTTCACCTTCCCATCACCAACCACCCCGGAGAAAAGGTCCATTCTGGAGAGTTTGAGTCCTGCCGAGCTCGACCCTGAGTTCCTGGAGGTCACCAAACGTTTCTGCAAGTTCGTCTTTGACAGGAGCGAAGTGAAGCAACTGAAAGGTGGACACACAGTCACAGGCAGAG TTCTGGGTAATCTAACGAAGATGTACGTGGACACCATCTCCAGTGGGGCTGTGTTTTGTCTGGAGAACGCAGTGATCGCCATGGCCCAGATTGAGAACGAGGCCGCAACGCAGGAGGGTCTGGAGGTGTACCAGAGAGGAATGGAGAAGCTGAAGAGCTCCTTCCCCCTGGAGCTGGAGCAAGTGTCCTCAGAGCACCAACGCCTCAGCAGCATGGCTACACAAGCATTCATGGCTCGATCATTCAAGGACACCGATGGGAAGCACCTGAAGGCTCTTGAG ggGGAGATGGGTAAGCTCTTTGATGCATACCGGAGTCAGAATAAGCAAGTGGGACTGGAGACACACTGTGATCTTCTCCTCTACATGCGCTGTAAAGACCCTCTCATTCTTCACGTCTACTTCTTCCCAGTGAATGATGCTCGCTCGAAAGAAAAAGTAGAGCAGAATGAAAGATCAAGTCTTCCGATCAGCCATCCCAGACCTGACAGGCCGTTTCAGGTGAAAACTCCGCATGTCCTCGAGGTTCCTGGAGCATCTGTGTATCCTGAAGAGGGCATCTCATTCAGAACAGACGTCGAGCCAAACTTCTTCAAGGTCAGGAAGCTGCAGGTCGATGATGTACAAATGAATCTCGTCCGACAGAAAGACAAGATGTCTGTGTGGACGACCACTATTTGGAAAGAAGAGTTCGTCCACTTACAGCAAGTCCGAGATGAGCGGAAACTGAACTCAGAGATTGAAAAGAATGATTTCTTTAATGCACACAGAGTGGCTTTCATTGAAAGAGTTACGAATGTGAAGAGCATTGCAGATAAACTTCACGGCCAGAGAATAATTCATAAAGAACTGTATTCTGAAATCACCCAGACTAATGTAACCCGTCAGCAGATCATGAGGAAGATTTGTGACTCTGTGGATTCCAGTGGGAGGATAGCGAAATGTAAATTCATTGATATCCTTCAGGAAGAGGAGCGCTGCCTGCTTGAAGACCTGAAACAGTCTGAATCCTAG
- the gbp4 gene encoding guanylate-binding protein 4 isoform X2, whose amino-acid sequence MEELQYVTELIEHIKVTPDEDADDCTAFAKFFPHFIWCLRDFTLELKLDGKDLTEDEYLEFALKLRPGTSKKVMMYNLPRECIRKFFPCRTCFTFPSPTTPEKRSILESLSPAELDPEFLEVTKRFCKFVFDRSEVKQLKGGHTVTGRVLGNLTKMYVDTISSGAVFCLENAVIAMAQIENEAATQEGLEVYQRGMEKLKSSFPLELEQVSSEHQRLSSMATQAFMARSFKDTDGKHLKALEGEMGKLFDAYRSQNKQVGLETHCDLLLYMRCKDPLILHVYFFPVNDARSKEKVEQNERSSLPISHPRPDRPFQVKTPHVLEVPGASVYPEEGISFRTDVEPNFFKVRKLQVDDVQMNLVRQKDKMSVWTTTIWKEEFVHLQQVRDERKLNSEIEKNDFFNAHRVAFIERVTNVKSIADKLHGQRIIHKELYSEITQTNVTRQQIMRKICDSVDSSGRIAKCKFIDILQEEERCLLEDLKQSES is encoded by the exons ATGGAGGAGCTTCA ATATGTGACTGAACTAATAGAGCACATCAAGGTCACGCCAGATGAAGATGCTGATGATTGCACTGCCTTTGCAAAGTTCTTCCCTCATTTCATCTGGTGTTTGAGGGACTTCACTCTTGAGCTGAAGTTGGATGGCAAAGATCTAACAGAGGATGAATATCTGGAGTTTGCGCTGAAGCTGAGGCCTG GCACTTCGAAAAAAGTAATGATGTACAACCTTCCCAGGGAGTGCATCCGGAAATTCTTCCCCTGCAGGACGTGCTTCACCTTCCCATCACCAACCACCCCGGAGAAAAGGTCCATTCTGGAGAGTTTGAGTCCTGCCGAGCTCGACCCTGAGTTCCTGGAGGTCACCAAACGTTTCTGCAAGTTCGTCTTTGACAGGAGCGAAGTGAAGCAACTGAAAGGTGGACACACAGTCACAGGCAGAG TTCTGGGTAATCTAACGAAGATGTACGTGGACACCATCTCCAGTGGGGCTGTGTTTTGTCTGGAGAACGCAGTGATCGCCATGGCCCAGATTGAGAACGAGGCCGCAACGCAGGAGGGTCTGGAGGTGTACCAGAGAGGAATGGAGAAGCTGAAGAGCTCCTTCCCCCTGGAGCTGGAGCAAGTGTCCTCAGAGCACCAACGCCTCAGCAGCATGGCTACACAAGCATTCATGGCTCGATCATTCAAGGACACCGATGGGAAGCACCTGAAGGCTCTTGAG ggGGAGATGGGTAAGCTCTTTGATGCATACCGGAGTCAGAATAAGCAAGTGGGACTGGAGACACACTGTGATCTTCTCCTCTACATGCGCTGTAAAGACCCTCTCATTCTTCACGTCTACTTCTTCCCAGTGAATGATGCTCGCTCGAAAGAAAAAGTAGAGCAGAATGAAAGATCAAGTCTTCCGATCAGCCATCCCAGACCTGACAGGCCGTTTCAGGTGAAAACTCCGCATGTCCTCGAGGTTCCTGGAGCATCTGTGTATCCTGAAGAGGGCATCTCATTCAGAACAGACGTCGAGCCAAACTTCTTCAAGGTCAGGAAGCTGCAGGTCGATGATGTACAAATGAATCTCGTCCGACAGAAAGACAAGATGTCTGTGTGGACGACCACTATTTGGAAAGAAGAGTTCGTCCACTTACAGCAAGTCCGAGATGAGCGGAAACTGAACTCAGAGATTGAAAAGAATGATTTCTTTAATGCACACAGAGTGGCTTTCATTGAAAGAGTTACGAATGTGAAGAGCATTGCAGATAAACTTCACGGCCAGAGAATAATTCATAAAGAACTGTATTCTGAAATCACCCAGACTAATGTAACCCGTCAGCAGATCATGAGGAAGATTTGTGACTCTGTGGATTCCAGTGGGAGGATAGCGAAATGTAAATTCATTGATATCCTTCAGGAAGAGGAGCGCTGCCTGCTTGAAGACCTGAAACAGTCTGAATCCTAG